The genomic window ACGTCCGAGATCGCCGGAACGAGCACGCGCACGTCCACCCCCCGGTACACCGCGGTCCGCAGGGCCGTCTGAATCGCCTGGTCGGGAGCCAGGTAGGGCGTGCAGATCCAGATGCGTTTCCGGGCCTGGGTGGCGGCCACGAAGAAGGCGTCGTGGGTCGCGTTGTACGCGGCGTCGGGGCCGCCCGCGATGAGGCGGCAGACGGCGTCGGTCTTCCCCGCGAGGGCCTGGGTGGGAACGAAGTCCTTTTCCACCAGGGCCCTCCCCGTGGCGAAGCACCAGTCGTCGGCGAAAATCTCCTGGAGGTGGGCCACCACGGGACCTTCCAGGAGAAGCCCCAGGTCCCTCCAGTGGCGGGTGTACTCCTCCCCGATGTTCAGCCCGCCCGCGTACGCCCTGACCCCGTCGGCGATGAGGATCTTCCGATGGTTCCGGAAGTTGATGGAGAGCGATCGCCGGAGAAACCTCGTGGGCGCGAAGGGCTCGACGCGCCCCCCCGCCCGACGAAGGGGGTCCATGAACCGTCCCAGGGCCCTCGAACTTCCCAGGGCGTCGAGCAGGACGCGCACCTGCACCCCGCTCCTCGCTCGCGACGCGAGGAGGTCTCGAAACTTCGCCCCCACGGCGTCGGCCTGCCACGTATAGAAGAGGAGGTGGAGGTGATGGCGCGCCCCGGCGATGGCCTCCTCCAGGGCCGCGTAGGTGGCCTCCCCGTCCTGGAACGCCTCGACCCGCCGGGCGGCCACCGCCGGAAAGACCCCCGCCTCCTGGCCCAGGGGGAGCCGGCGCAGGGGCAGGAGGGTATCGAGCCCTTCCGCCTGCCCTGTTTCCACTTCAGGCCTCAGGTTGGCGAATCCTTCGCGGATCTCGAAATGGGCCCTTGAGCGCCGCCTCCGCTTCCGCTTCAGGTGGCTCCGTCCGATGAGCCACCAGGCCAATACTCCGAGGATGGGCGCGGCGATGAGGCCCAGGGTCCAGGCCAGCGCCGCCAGGGGCTGTCCCCGCCGCTGGAGGAGAACCGACGGGATCGTGAACAGGGCCAGGACCTCCGC from Acidobacteriota bacterium includes these protein-coding regions:
- the cls gene encoding cardiolipin synthase; protein product: MQPLTNLFYNLGWDLTGWTALLFLAEVLALFTIPSVLLQRRGQPLAALAWTLGLIAAPILGVLAWWLIGRSHLKRKRRRRSRAHFEIREGFANLRPEVETGQAEGLDTLLPLRRLPLGQEAGVFPAVAARRVEAFQDGEATYAALEEAIAGARHHLHLLFYTWQADAVGAKFRDLLASRARSGVQVRVLLDALGSSRALGRFMDPLRRAGGRVEPFAPTRFLRRSLSINFRNHRKILIADGVRAYAGGLNIGEEYTRHWRDLGLLLEGPVVAHLQEIFADDWCFATGRALVEKDFVPTQALAGKTDAVCRLIAGGPDAAYNATHDAFFVAATQARKRIWICTPYLAPDQAIQTALRTAVYRGVDVRVLVPAISDVRLAQIAGRSYYPALLESGIRIFEYLPSVLHTKLWLFDDELSVVGSANLDNRSFRLNFEVSCFVQNRPLNAALSNAFVGDLGASREVTGADVRRTGRLQQLQEAAMNLLSPLL